Proteins encoded by one window of Bacillus rossius redtenbacheri isolate Brsri chromosome 3, Brsri_v3, whole genome shotgun sequence:
- the LOC134530893 gene encoding uncharacterized protein LOC134530893, whose translation MAPYKRKSERVLTTQDILDEAKRKIEAGDSKRKVARDLGIKESTLRKRLKAGTVPVSLGRFKNALSDEMEKELAQHCKDLDNRFYGLTRKHIMKVAFDFAEKNGVSERFNQEKKLAGKDWLKGFCKRHKLSVRAPELCSVARAVGFNKVQVSRFFENLKQCRLEKKFPPHRIFNMDETGVTTVPNKTPKIISPKGKKTVCKVSSAERGQTVTAVCSIGATGFYVPPALIFPRKRMNNMLYKDAPTGTLPLISDTGYMTTDLFIEWLKHFAMYVKPSLDDPVLLIADNHSTHCSLGAVLFCRENHITFLTLPPHGSHLTQPLDRVVFAPLKTAYATEAEKWLVQNPGKVITLYQVAGIFGAAYSATASVKLAERAFKATGIEPYDPDVISEDMFAPSLVTAQISNEEGLGLALHQPETMSTEVEKNCDSNNLNNDQENGNLLSSEPTTSGTIRIQIQSVLPLPQHKRQESKNKRPAQKSNIITSSPYKNILEEKEKAKQEIEKAKADRALLKTRHEAETKNANTKKVKSKNKLRANFETVQSQGPSTSHGEPSTEVTTCPACKESYDEDWIQCGICNDWWHEGCSSYEGYGPFVCDYC comes from the exons ATGGCTCCATACAAGCGAAAAAGTGAGAGGGTTCTGACCACACAGGACATCTTAGATGAAGCAAAACGGAAAATAGAGGCTGGTGACAGTAAAAGGAAAGTGGCCAGAGATTTGGGAATTAAGGAAAGCACATTAAGGAAAAGACTCAAAGCA GGGACGGTTCCGGTATCACTTGGGCGCTTTAAAAATGCTTTGTCAGATGAAATGGAAAAAGAACTTGCACAGCATTGTAAAGATTTGGACAACAGGTTCTACGGCCTTACAAGAAAGCACATAATGAAAGTAGCTTTTGATTTTGCAGAGAAGAATGGAGTTTCTGAAAGATTCAACCAAGAAAAAAAGTTGGCAGGAAAAGATTGGTTAAAAGGGTTTTGCAAACGCCACAAACTTTCTGTTCGTGCGCCAGAATTATGCAGTGTTGCAAGAGCGGTGGGTTTCAATAAAGTTCAAGTTTcaagattttttgaaaacttgAAGCAGTGTCGTCTCGAAAAAAAGTTTCCACCGCACAGGATCTTCAATATGGACGAAACAGGGGTCACTACGGTTCCCAACAAAACACCCAAGATAAttagccccaaaggaaaaaaaactgtctgCAAGGTGTCTAGCGCAGAAAGGGGGCAAACTGTAACTGCTGTATGCTCCATTGGCGCTACAGGTTTTTATGTGCCACCTGCACTAATTTTTCCCAGAAAAAGAATGAATAACATGCTCTACAAAGATGCTCCGACAGGAACTTTGCCTCTGATCAGTGACACAGGATACATGACCACAGATCTTTTTATTGAATGGCTCAAACACTTTGCAATGTATGTCAAACCATCACTAGACGATCCAGTTCTCTTAATAGCAGATAACCACTCAACTCACTGTTCTCTCGGTGCAGTTTTATTTTGCAGggaaaaccacataacatttttAACCCTACCCCCACATGGTAGTCATCTTACCCAGCCTCTGGATAGGGTTGTTTTTGCACCACTGAAGACAGCATATGCAACTGAAGCAGAAAAGTGGCTAGTACAAAATCCAGGAAAGGTGATAACTCTTTACCAAGTTGCAGGCATTTTTGGTGCTGCGTACAGTGCCACTGCGAGTGTAAAACTTGCTGAAAGAGCATTCAAAGCTACTGGAATAGAGCCATATGATCCTGATGTCATAAGCGAAGATATGTTTGCTCCATCATTGGTGACTGCTCAAATTTCTAATGAAGAGGGCTTAGGGCTAGCCCTACATCAACCTGAAACCATGTCTACTGAAGTTGAGAAGAACTGTGATTCCAATAATTTGAATAACGATCAAGAAAATGGCAATTTGCTTTCTTCAGAACCCACAACATCTGGCACAATACGCATTCAAATTCAGTCAGTTCTGCCACTTCCACAACATAAGCGGCaagaaagcaaaaacaaaagacCAGCTCAAAAATCAAATATCATAACTTCATCcccttacaaaaatatattagaagAGAAAGAGAAGGCAAAGCAAGAAATAGAGAAGGCAAAAGCTGATCGAGCTCTACTGAAAACAAGACATGAGGCCGAGACAAAGAATGCGAATACAAAGAAAGTaaagtcaaaaaataaacttagaGCCAATTTTGAAACTGTTCAAAGTCAAGGTCCCTCTACAAGTCATGGTGAACCATCCACTGAAGTAACTACCTGCCCTGCTTGTAAAGAATCCTATGACGAAGACTGGATCCAGTGTGGAATATGCAACGACTGGTGGCATGAAGGATGTTCCAGTTATGAAGGCTATGGACCTTTTGTGTGCGACTACTGTTGA